One window of Cucurbita pepo subsp. pepo cultivar mu-cu-16 chromosome LG19, ASM280686v2, whole genome shotgun sequence genomic DNA carries:
- the LOC111781060 gene encoding uncharacterized protein LOC111781060: MDDRKEKTAPWLSVPQFGDWDQKGQMPDYSLDFSKIRENRKQNKRDVSRASLGNEEELIAPAAPPTTTDSFPTENHHSYRQSHHPSPPRKSILSYFNCCVKA; encoded by the exons ATGGATGATCGGAAGGAG AAAACTGCTCCCTGGCTTTCAGTTCCACAGTTTGGAGATTGGGACCAGAAGGGACAGATGCCAGACTACTCTCTTGATTTCTCAAAAATTAGGGAAAATAGGAAACAAAACAAGAGAGACGTGTCCCGGGCGAGTCTTGGAAATGAAGAGGAGCTCATTGCCCCAGCCGCTCCTCCAACCACAACAGACTCTTTCCCCACTGAAAACCATCACTCCTATCGTCAGAGTCACCATCCTTCACCA CCAAGAAAGAGCATTCTAAGCTACTTCAACTGCTGCGTGAAAGCCTGA
- the LOC111782149 gene encoding shikimate kinase 1, chloroplastic has product MEVNVGHLQNLSIRIDSGMFLRKPSGSVRFLLPISEQQKLPPVVSAFQQPLRLSNRCRTISAGASCYRENISGLALETENFHPFDKDLLLKNKSQEVQPHLNGKCIYLVGMMGSGKTTIGKILAKELSYAFSDSDTLVEQEVGGTSVAEIFKLYGEDFFRDKETEVLRKLSSMHGFVISTGGGIVVRPINWKYMQNGISIWLDVPLEALAKRIAAVGTDSRPLLHNESGNGYTKAFKRLSILLEERGDAYTNANVKVCLGSLAAKLGLSDVCNLTPEDIAIEALVQIQHFVEQEDGYCTS; this is encoded by the exons ATGGAGGTCAACGTAGGACATCTGCAGAATTTATCAATCCGGATTGATTCCGGAATGTTTCTGAGGAAACCGAGTGGTTCGGTCCGATTTCTTCTCCCAATTTCTGAACAGCAGAAGCTGCCACCGGTGGTTTCAGCTTTTCAGCAACCTTTGAGACTTTCTAATCGATGCAGGACGATCTCTGCTGGGGCCTCCTGCTATCGTGAGAATATTTCAG GTTTGGCATTGGaaactgaaaattttcatccttttGACAAAGACCTACTTTTAAAG AATAAGTCACAAGAGGTCCAGCCCCATCTAAATGGAAAATGCATATATCTAGTCG GAATGATGGGCAGTGGAAAGACAACCATAGGCAAGATTTTAGCAAAAGAATTGAGTTACGCATTTTCTGACAG TGATACATTGGTGGAGCAAGAAGTTGGTGGAACTTCAGTGGCTGAAATTTTTAAGCTTTATGGTGAGGACTTTTTCAGAGACAAGGAG ACTGAGGTATTGAGAAAACTATCATCGATGCACGGGTTTGTGATTTCCACTGGTGGAGGTATTGTTGTTCGGCCTATTAACTG GAAATATATGCAAAACGGGATTAGCATCTGGCTGGACGTGCCATTGGAAGCCTTGGCAAAAAGAATTGCTGCAGTAGGTACCGACTCACGCCCCCTCTTGCATAATGAGTCGGGCAATGGCTACACAAAG GCTTTCAAACGATTGTCAATTCTTCTGGAGGAGAGGGGTGATGCATATACCAACGCCAATGTCAAAGTTTGTTTAGGAA GTCTTGCAGCCAAACTGGGTTTGTCAGATGTATGCAATCTGACCCCTGAAGATATTGCTATAGAG GCGCTTGTACAAATCCAGCACTTTGTGGAGCAGGAAGATGGTTATTGTACAAGTTAA